The nucleotide window ATGAATTGGTATTATTAAGTAGTCCCTGTCATAAATTCAAATGCAGAcaactattaaataaaaatggtaatcaggggcacctgggtggctcagtgggttaaagcctctgccttccgctcaggtcatgatctcagggtcctgggatcaagccccgcattgggctttctgctccaccgggagcctgcttcctcctctctctctgcttgcctctctgcctacttgtgatcgctctctctttgtcaaataaataaataaaatatttttaaaaaaatttaaaaaagtggtAATCAGACTCTCCTCATCCATTGCCCCACATACAGTGAAGCCCTAGATCTAGATGGctttataaattttacaaaatgttcAAGGAACAGACAATTCTCTCTCATACATGTgtatcagaaaactgaaaatgagagaaagctTACCAAGCCATTTTATAAGACTAGCataatttcaatttcaaaactgaggaaaaaaagatgcccttcaatggacgaatggataaggaagatgtggtccatatacactatggagtatgatgcctccaccagaaaggatgaatccccaagttttgtagcaacatggacgggactggaagagattatgctgagtgaaataagtcaagcagagagagtcaattatcctatggtttcacttatttgtggagcataacaaatagcatggaggacaaggggagatggagaggagaaaggagttgagggaaattggaaggggaggtgaaccatgagagactatggactctgaaaaacaatctgagggttctgaaggggtggggggtaggagtttgggggcaccatgtggtgggtattgtagagggcatggattgcatggagcactgggtgtggtgcaaaaataatgaatactgttatgctgaaaaaataaaaaaattaaaaaaaaaatcacaaaatgaaatttaaaggataatttggatcacaggggaagggagggaaaactgaatgggaagaaatccaAGAGGCAGATGAACCATAAGagtctggactccaggaaacaaactgagggttacagaagggtgGAAGGTAGAAGGATGGGGttatcaggtggtgggtatcaaggagagCACGTGTTGgtatgagcactgggggttatatgcaactaatgaattgctgaacattacaataaaaatttatgatatgttggctaactgaatataatgacaaaataaatacaataatttaaaaaggacaaTTTCCCTTATAAAcagatattaaattataaaataaggtgACAATAATAATGCATCATAATCGAATAGTTGCCTTAGGAATGTGAGACTGATTTAAGATAGGAAAATGTCTGCATGATTCTCTACcctaataaaataaggaaaatatttcatttaataattatcTCAATAGGTATAGCAAAACCACTTtataaagacttattttttaagtattcattagtttcaggtgtatagtgTAATACAATGTACAACTTGTGTATTTCAAGTGTacatttccatacatcaccttATGCTCATTAGGACAAGTATGTtccttactccccatcacctatttcatccatctccccacccacctcccctagagtaaccatcagtttgttctctataattaaaagtctgtttcttgtgttgtccctctttcttttttccctttgctcctttgttttgtttctttaattacacatgagtgaaatcatataaataccatatgatatggtctttctctgacttattttgcttagcattatactctctagctccgtccatgtcactgcaaatggcaaaatctcattctttttatgactaaataatattccattgtatacatataccacatcttttttatccactcatcaatAGATAggcacttgagttgcttccattatttggctattgtaaataatgttgctataaacacagggatgcacgtatccctttgaattactgtttttgtatattCTTTGGATATGCacagtagtatgattgctggatcttatgatagttctatttttaactttttgaggaatctcctgtagttttccatagtgactgcaccagtttgcattcccaccaacagtgcatgagggtttctttttctcaacatcctcacccaaacatgttgtttcttgttgattttagccattcctaCATTTATGAGTGGTTATTTCATTGTactcttgatttgcatttcccttatggtTAATGATGATAAACGTCTTTTCAgacatatgattattttaaattattattatatatattatagttattataatatatatttatcttatttattttatttttatatattttatatttattttatatatataattattatatgtattatatatattatatataaaataattataattattttaaattcaatttatctggggcacccgggtggctcagtcagttaagtgtctgccttcagctcaggtcatgatcccagggtcctggcatcaagtcctgcatcagactccctgctcagtggaaagcctgcttcttcctctccctctgctgttccccctacttgtgttcgctttctctctgtcaagtaaataaaaatctttaaaaataaataaataaattcagtttagttaacatataccaTATTAgtaatttcaggggtagaatttagtaattcatcagttgcatataacacccagtgctcattccatcaagggccctccttaaatcccatcacccaattacccatccccttacccacctcccctccagcaaccctcagtttgtttcctagagttaagaatctcttgtttgtttgtttttttaaaaagcttttaccAAAAAATGAGAACAGTTAGAAACTTCTTTAACATGATTAAGTCTTcatagcaaaaacaaataaaacctctcCTACTTACTGTTAACAGCTTAGGCACATGACCTTCAGGATATAAATATCTGATGTTGCCTCTACATTCAGCCTAGCACTGGAGGCCATGATCGACGAATActccctaaaaataaaaggcatatgaTAAAGATATCACCACATATCAGATGGTGCAGGAAAAGTATGTTGAGAATAACAAAATCAGATAAATATCAaggatttatatttaaagtatatcaAAGATAAAGCTCACTAAcaaggaattaatatccaaaaattaCAAAGTAATGATGGAatcaacatgaaaaagaaaagaaatccaataatgaaaaatattaataaccaaaaaattttaaagatagaaaatctgaatagctTCATCACTAGTAATCACAGAAGTAAAAAAGAGATTGTGTtatcaaatttcttaaaaattaaaagttgggggctcctgggtgactcagtgggttaaagcctctgccttcagctcaggtcatgatctcagagtcctgggatcaagccccacatcgggctctctgctcagtggggagcctgcttccctctctctctgcctgcctctccgtccacttgtgatctctctctgtcaaataaataaataaaatcttttaaaaattaaaagttggataATACTAAGTATTAGTTATCATTTGCTATGTAAAAATAttaccccaggggcgcctgggtggctcagtgggttaagccgctgccttcagctcaggtcatgatctcagggtcctgggatcaagtcccacattgggctctctgctcagcagggagcctgcttccctctctctctctctctctgcctgcctctctgtctacttgtgatctctctctgtcaaataaataaataaaatctttaaaaaaatattaccccaaaatttagtggcttaaaatgcCAAAATCTATTATCTCAgagtttctgtgggtcaagaaCCTGGGAGTAGTTTATCTGGGTCCTCTGGCCCTGGGTCTCTTGCAAGGCTACATCATCTCAAGTCTCATTTGGAAAGCACCAACTTCCCAGTCCGCTAGTGTGCTTGTTAATaggattcagttccttgtggtttGTTGTGCAGAGGGCTCAGTTCCTCGTGGGATGTTCCTTAAGAGACTTTTCACTGATTATCTCACAATATGTTTTCAtcagaatgagaaaataagaagGCAAGAGAGACTGTCAGCAAAAGAGTTATTGTAAGAGGAAACCTCATTATGTTAACTAATGATCAATAACACCCCACTACTTTTACCAGTTTCTATGGATTCCattcattagaagcaagtcactgtATATATCCTATACTCAAGGGTAGTGGATTTCACAAAAGTGTGAACTGGGAGCCATATCAGAAGTTGCCTTCCATACCAAGTATTAGTTTATGTGTAGGGAAACAGGTAACAATATAATTCTATTGGTAGATTTTGGAAAGTAATCTGGCAATAATTAGCAAAATTATTCCTTATATacactgaatgtctgtgtcctgctaaaattcttatgttgaagctctaatccccaatgtgacagtatttggagGTGTGGCTTTGGGGAGGTTATTAGGGTTAGAATGGGTCATGAGAATGGGGCCTAATAATGCAATTAGtgccctatttatttttattaacatataatgtattacttgtttcaggggtacagatctgtgattcatcagtcttatacaactcACAGCACTAAtgccctatttaaaaaaaaagaggagatagctctctctttctcacccaTCAAGGAAGGCCATGTAAGGACATAAGAAGAGGGTCTTTATCAAGAGCCCAACCATGCTGGCatcttaatcttggacttccaacctccaaAACTATgaggaataaatgtttgttgtttaagccagccagtctatggtattctgttatagtaGCTCAAATGGACTAAGAATTACGTGTATGTAGGAACTAGAAATTCTATCCTTGAGTGTAAATCCCAGAGAATTATATGCAGAAGTCCATAAGGGAACATGATTGAggatgttcatcacagcattgtTTGTAGGAATGGAGTGGAGAGCCAACACAGGTGTTCCACAAAAGGGGAAATAATGGACAAGCAAAACTTGGTGCATGATGCTAATGTACTATGATGAAGCATTAGACACAGTGAACTAGATGCATATAGCCATATAAGTTAAACTTAAAAGCATAGGGTTGAGTGCATAAGTTAAGAAACAAGATCTACAGCACGATAATATGCATTCAAACACTGCATATTTAAGAAAGCCACATATTTCAGAAGAGTACAAACATATGCAAGGACATAATTGAAACACATCAGAGTAGATGCCTAATGGTGGGAAAGAAATGAGTGTTGGGatctaggaagaagaaaaacagataaaatattaataaaatataagagaGAGAACCTTGCAAAACTCAATGACAATAACATGGTCAGAgtccaaaaatataataaaagataaaagcaacCTTCATGGGTGGTCAGTTAATTCTAATCCCTGCCTGTAAGTCACAGAGCTGGCAGAAAACAATCTAATCAAATCAGTAGCCTTTAACACCAAATGCTATAGGTAGAGAGCTTATTCATGGGAGCTTTTTGTTAGTTTATAAGATGAGCCATAGTTCCACTGATATTTAAATTCAGTCATATTGCTCTTGGAGGGATTTTAGGTAAAATGTCCCAAACACTAGCTAACAACTAAGGGTGGGATACAGCAAAATAAACCACTGAATAGGGGTGGCCTTAGGGAACAGATGGCAGGAAAGGTGCTTTCTCTACCATGAGTACTACCATGGTTGAACATGGGGATATGAGGAACCGTGGTAGTTCAGTTTGGGAAAACTTTTGGGGGGAATGTTAAAGAAAAGCCTCCTTTCTCTAACCAAACCATTTTCAGCTTCTAATCATTTCCCCTCCCATCTAGAAGGGTCAGGGATGGTACTTTGAAATGTCAGAGCCACATTTTGACCTCCCTAGCAACCTTCCCAAAGCCACATTTTGGCCTCCCCATCAACCTTCCCCAAAACAGAGTAGTGTCATAAGGAGGGCTTTGTGATGCCTGAGCCCCACCTTAACCACCATTGGCTGGCAAGAGCCTAGCTGACCAATCACAGCTGAAGGGTATGGTCTTTTGTTGTCCTGGGAAGAGTTATACGCAGTAGAACAGTTAGGAGGCCTAGGGTAGACCACTGGGAAGCTTCAATATGTCTAAGGTACCCAGGAAACTACCACAGCCCaacaaggatatggagcaacCAACCTCAAGTTCtgaacagaggaaaaagacaaagagtcCCTATCAACCCAGGTCAAAAGGTGGTGGCAAGGTAAGATGACCCTATCCGAGATACTCTTTTCTTCACTGATTCCCCTCCCCAAGAATCTTACCATTTGCTCACCTGGCACAAACTCCTTCCTCAGCCCTGACATCTGCTTGTGATGCCCCCTTTTCTATCAATATCCTGTCTTCTTCCCCTAAGCCAATGCCTTTTGGCCTCTGTTGTTGTTCCAGGTGCTGAAGACAACCCTGAAGGTAAAAAGACCCGTTCAAAAGAGTTTGAGTAAAAAAGTCTCAGTAAAAACTACCAACCCTATAAGAAAGCCTAAAAAAGCTGGAACACCAGTCTTCGGTCACTATCACAGCCTGAATGAGAGACTGAACCAAAATGAGCCAGAGCAAGCCCAAGAGAAGGTGGAGGAGTCTGCCACATCAAATGATGACCCGGGCAGCCAGTAACTCCAGAGTGGGGCCAGAGACTTCAGTAAAACCTGCTAAGTCTCCAGCGGTCTGGTGGCTGAGAAATGGCCCATTGTGTAGACATTGAATTTTACAGCATCAAGGTATTCTGATGATACCTGAAATAAAGCCAACCTGTTGTGGAAGTTCATGTGTGTTTCTATGAGTTCTCTCATGGTGGGatcagggagggaaaggaagaggcagtagtccaaaaaggaagaaacacaggGTACTGTAGGGTTGGGGACCAGACTGGCAGAATTACAGTTAACCAGATTGTGGGGATAAAGACTGGGTCAGGACTGAGCACTGAAGACAAATTTCCTCCTGAACACTTGATCTAGCGGGCAAGAAGAAAAGGGGCTTGGTGTTTCTGTctttgggaggtggggagagggcagggagggagaatgaCGTCAAAGTATAGATTGCCAGAGCCTATATGGAGTGAGGTGTGTGGGTGGCAGTACCATCCCCAAAGCTGAACAAGGAAATAACTTCCAGGCCACTGACCTCACAGTGGTGTTTGTTACATTTTACCCTATAATGGTCAACAACTAAAAGTCCTCAGAAAGGCCAAAAGCCTTTAGTAGCTTTAATAAAAGCTACTAAAAGCAccctaaagatgaaaataatggtGAATGGAAGCCACAAACCCAACACTGATTAGCCCACTTTCTTAAGAAACAGAGTGGAGCAGTGACCTTCCAAGGGCAGGGCAGTGGGAAGagagtctgccttcagtgcaggcaATAGAGGAAAGCATTGTCTACAGAGAATTCTAAACGTATTTGGAGGGGAGACTATCTTTTATTCTTGTTCtctcaaagttgttttttttctgaagagactATCACTGTAAATTAGTTTATTAAAGTGTAATGGACATATAATAATTGCACATGCTTAAAGTGACAGTTTGAGGAGGTTGGTCCTATGTATACACTGTTAAACCATCATCACAATTTTGAAAGggaacatatccatcacccccAAGTTTACTCCTGGCCCTTGGCCATAGTACTCCCATCCTCAGATAACTACTGATTTCCTTGCTAACTCTACGGATTGTACTGATCCCAGTAGTATACAATGCTACTAAATATAAACTATACTCATTTTATCTAGCTTCTTTTCACATCAACATACTTATtgagagaaccagcaatgttctTGTGTACATCAATACTGTCTTTTTAGGTTATGATCGTCTAGTTGAGAATTTAAGTAACATTTAAAGGTCTTCCAAAGTTGCTTtagtttcattttatgttttaattttgagattataaatttatatgcagttgtaagaaatagaAAGATGCCTTATAACTGCATGTAAATttataatctcaaaataaaaacataaaatgaaactaAAGCACCTTTGGAACACCTTTAAATGCTACTAAATTCTCAACTAAACAATCataacatgagagactgtggactctgagaagcaaaccaagggttttagaggggaaaagggtggtggatgggtgagcctggtggtgggtattaaggagggcacatactacatggagcactgggtgtggtgcataaacaataaatcttggaacactgaaatttaaaaaaagaagatgcctTATACCCTTAACCTTGCCCCCCCCATTGGTAACATCTGCATGTTCTATAGACAATATCAAAATCAGGAAGGTAAGATTGTTATGATTTATTTACACTTATTCAGATTTTCACTAGTTACACATGAACtagtttgtatgtatgtatttatttctgtgcaATTTTATCAACTTTGTAGTTCCTGTGTCTACCACTGTAGCCAGATACAGAAAAGTCCCATCATAAGGATTCCTCTTGCTACTTATTTACAACCACAGCCAAcatcctccctcaccccctggaAGCCAATAATTTGCTCATCTCCATAATTTTGTCATACAAGACTgtacataaatagaatcattcAGTATGTAACTTTTTTGTGATCGGCTTTTACATTCAGCATAAATCCCTTGAGACCATTCAAATTGTttgtaccaatttttttttctttattgctgagtaatattgcatagtgttaatgtaccacagtttgttaaACCACTTAtttactgaaggacattttggttttgatttccgaaattacaaataaagctgacATAATCATTCCTGGATAGGGTTTTCTGTGAActtaaagttttcatttctcagggATAAACGTCCAAGAGCAACTGTTGGGTCACATGGCAATGGCAtgcttagttttataagaaactactatGTTCCCCCCacccagagtggctgtatcattttatatttaccaGCAATCTCTGAAGATGgcttctctgcattctcaccagcatttggtgttatcattaaacaaaaaaattttaagtcattctAGTGCCTGTATAGTGATACCTCATTGaagtttttgtttgcatttcactgatggttaatgttgagcatctttttgtgttcatttgccatctgtatatcttcttcatTGAAATTTCTATTCATGTCTGtagcccattttctttctttcttgacatCTGCATAATCAAGCTTTCAGGAATTTGAACACAAAGCACAGTTTCCAGGTGTACATAaatatatctccattttacaatttttttgtttcttcttcttcaatcTTTTTGGTAACTGATAAGAAAATTCTTAAATCTTACTTAAGCAAAAAGAACTTCCTTAATGGGACTTTATTACTTCCTTTAAGAACTGATCATCTGAATTTCTAGGACTTTTTAcagtaaacattttgtttatatttcctttctaCGACTATTGCCTCCCAGATCTTGGCAAGTTGTCTATAGTTAaataatgcttttaatttccATCTTTGGTCTTGCAAATATCCTTTAGGGTACTGCAACACAGTCCAGTACTTGCAGAATACAATACAACATGTGAATCTTAACACTACTTTTAGCTTATATTGTTAGAGGTGGGTGACATTGAACTCTTGACGCTCCCAGTAATAAAGCcacttaatattttcaaacttcAAGTCATATAAGACTAGAGAAAATTCTACATCCACACTGTATTGAGGTTTCTGGGGATTTTTCATCCATGTTCATTCAGTTCATCAATAATCTCTGGCTTCTCCATTCCTTGGCCAATCAGAAAGAAGATAACCGGCATACAAAAGGATTAATGATAAAGGAATCTCTGATCACTACAAACTGAAATAACTAGAAAAGCTCTTGCCGTTTAGTTCTGTCTCTCCTCACCCAGGTTCTGACCTAATAGTTGTatttgggcagagggaaaagtccACTGAAAATTAATCATTCCATTGGCTACATCCATTTTACACAagtttttgaaattatatgtGCCAACATACCTTTGAGCCACATAATTCATGGTTACAACATCTAAATCagcataaagggaaaaatagcaGTAAGTCTTCTCAAGACAGCTGAACCTAGTACTGAAACTGGGTTTGACAAAAGCCCAGACCAATATATGGATGTCTGGAGGGAACACCTGATGGAAAACGCAGctatgatggattttttttttttttagcagcacTGTGGacttcttttaaaatcatctgaCTTCTTTCCCTTGGAAAGTGAGAACAAAGGTCAAGAGAAATCAATTGTCCAAAGGCACTTAACACCCTTGTCTGCTGACCCTCATTGGTGAGAGTTGAATGTCTGCTTTCTCCTGGTCAAGTCCTAGAGCCTCAAACAGcttctttttcagaaatattgtttgcattttcctgactgGCAAAGCCCTAGTATCTCTAGCCCAGATAGACTATCCTTAGAGCTACATGGCTTCGACCACTGGCACTAAAATCAAATGTACACTTAGTTTTTCCAGTTTCTGAGGAATTTTCTCTAATGTTTGAGTTCTTATTGTTGTTGACCTGCTCTTATTGAAGTCATTACATCTCCTTCTCTAGTtcttgtacttttatttttttaggagttCCTCAGTTTACTTTCTCACTATGTCTTTTTCAACAATGATAGGACAACCCCAGAAATAAAGGAATCATACAGGTCCATCCTACTTGTTGATCAGAGCCACACCTATAGCtactttttctgaggttttttttttttctattctgttgaatgttaagagttctttatatattttaggcacaagtccttcatcagatatatgatttacatcTTCTCTCAGTCTGTAGCTTGCCTTTTGTCATCCTTATAAGATCACCCAGCAGAAGTTGTTAATTTTGATGAGGACAATTTTATGGATCAAGTTTTGGTGTCAGGTCTAAGAAATTTTCACCTGGCCTTCACTGCTAAACATCTTCTCTAAAATGttatagttttacatttcaacctgtgatccattttattttattttttttaaagattttatttatttatttgacagagagaaatcacaagtaagcagagaggcaggcagagagagaggaggaagcaggctccctgctgagcagaaagcctgatgcggggctcgaacccaggacctgggatcatgacctgagccgaaggcagcggcttaacccactgagccactcaggcgcccctgtgatccattttaaattcatttttgtataagGTATGTAATTTAGGCCAAGATTTAGTTGTTTTACTATGGAGATCTAATTACTCCAGgaccatttgttaaaaaggccaattgtttttcttcctccactCAAGTGCATTTTCAtagtctgtttctgggttctttatGCTATTGCATTGATCTTTGTCCATCTCTCAGCAAACTGCCTTCATTATGGTGGCTACAATGTAAGCCTTAATACCAAGTAGGATGAT belongs to Lutra lutra chromosome X, mLutLut1.2, whole genome shotgun sequence and includes:
- the LOC125092446 gene encoding uncharacterized protein CXorf51A-like — protein: MSKVPRKLPQPNKDMEQPTSSSEQRKKTKSPYQPRSKGGGKVLKTTLKVKRPVQKSLSKKVSVKTTNPIRKPKKAGTPVFGHYHSLNERLNQNEPEQAQEKVEESATSNDDPGSQ